A genomic window from Lotus japonicus ecotype B-129 chromosome 1, LjGifu_v1.2 includes:
- the LOC130733225 gene encoding uncharacterized protein LOC130733225, producing MVLEALVPLLECDTQSVNEDYSPSLGNGMKKNKNNNHWNHHKNRCCPCPSTDNLLAEELWTDGLICAFEFIHRSRNIPPAAAVQEVAKKKRFQGNQCGNNNNNGFHEEEPLLQVDDFDGSKEGMLPRSYWRPIGWARISELVQDVDSDAEWASQPQEFTDDESDVPVADVASPYWEKPVGPTWWCHLDAADPYVAAWFANSHWLHPAIRIALHDESRLISDRMKHLLYEVPVRVAGGLLFELLGQSVGDPFAEEDDIPIVLRAWQAQNFLVTVLHVKGSASNINVLGILEVQELLAGGGANIPRNIHEVVAHLACRLARWDDRLFRKHIFGAADEVELMFMNRNHEDLHLFTIILNQEIRRLSAQVIRVKWSIHAREEIVFELLQQLRGNVTKSLLQGIMKSTRQMIEEQEAVRGRLFTIQDVMQSTVRAWLQDKSLTVTHNLGVFGGCGLVLSIITGLFGINVDGIPGEEEAPYAFALFSLILCVLGAVLIGIGLLYLGLKKPIMEENVEVRKLELQELVRMFQHEAETHAQVRKTVPQKDVPKNAVTRPPNGANRPFFWSKLFSRYF from the exons ATGGTGCTTGAAGCTCTAGTTCCTCTCCTCGAGTGCGACACACAATCTGTAAACGAAGACTATTCACCTTCACTTGGCAAtggaatgaagaagaacaagaacaacaacCACTGGAACCATCACAAAAACCGTTGTTGTCCTTGTCCCTCCACCGATAACTTGCTAGCAGAGGAGCTTTGGACTGATGGACTCATCTGCGCCTTCGAATTCATCCACCGCTCCCGGAACATTCCTCCGGCAGCAGCAGTTCAAGAAGTAGCCAAGAAGAAACGGTTTCAAGGAAACCAGTGtggtaataataataacaatggCTTTCATGAAGAAGAACCATTATTGCAAGTGGATGATTTTGATGGAAGCAAAGAGGGTATGCTGCCAAGGAGTTATTGGAGGCCAATTGGTTGGGCTAGGATTTCTGAACTTGTTCAGGATGTGGATAGTGATGCTGAATGGGCTTCACAGCCTCAGGAATTCACTGATGATGAGAGTGATGTTCCTGTTGCAGATGTAGCTAGTCCTTATTGGGAAAAGCCAGTGGGTCCAACTTGGTGGTGTCATTTGGATGCTGCTGATCCTTATGTTGCTGCTTGGTTTGCTAACTCTCACTGGTTGCATCCTGCTATAAGAATTGCTTTGCATGATGAAAGTAGGTTAATAAGCGATCGAATGAAACACCTACTATATGAG GTTCCCGTTCGAGTTGCTGGTGGATTACTATTTGAACTTTTAGGGCAATCTGTTGGCGATCCGTTTGCTGAGGAAGATGATATCCCCATTGTATTACGAGCATGGCAGGCACAGAACTTTTTGGTAACAGTTTTGCATGTTAAGGGCTCTGCGTCGAATATCAATGTGTTAGGTATTTTAGAAGTTCAG GAACTACTGGCTGGTGGAGGTGCTAACATTCCACGCAACATTCATGAGGTTGTAGCACACTTAGCTTGCCGACTCGCGCGATGGGATGATAG GTTGTTCCGTAAACACATCTTTGGCGCTGCAGATGAAGTTGAATTGATGTTTATGAACAG GAACCATGAGGATTTGCATCTATTCACTATAATATTGAACCAAGAAATTAGAAGATTATCAGCCCAG GTTATAAGAGTGAAATGGTCAATCCATGCACGAGAGGAAATTGTTTTTGAACTTCTTCAACAGTTAAGAGGAAATGTAACAAAATCATTGCTGCAAGGAATAATGAAGAGTACGAGGCAAATGATTGAGGAGCAAGAAGCAGTTCGAGGTCGCTTGTTCACTATCCAAGATGTAATGCAAAGCACAGTCCGCGCATGGTTGCAG GACAAAAGCCTCACGGTGACACATAACTTAGGAGTGTTTGGGGGTTGTGGCCTTGTTCTTTCCATAATCACTGGACTATTTGGCATAAATGTGGATGGAATCCctggagaagaagaagctccTTATGCGTTTGCTCTCTTCTCTTTGATCCTCTGTGTGTTAGGAGCAGTGCTAATTGGAATTGGATTACTTTATCTTGGGCTGAAAAAACCCATCATGGAGGAAAATGTTGAAGTGAGAAAACTTGAGCTTCAAGAGCTGGTCAGGatgttccaacatgaagcagaAACTCATGCCCAAGTTCGAAAAACTGTGCCTCAAAAGGATGTTCCTAAAAATGCAGTAACTAGGCCACCAAATGGTGCAAATCGTCCTTTCTTTTGGTCAAAATTGTTCAGTAGATATTTTTAG
- the LOC130733226 gene encoding two-pore potassium channel 3-like isoform X1, giving the protein MQEPLLTLFSRKEETQSPSTAKEQSFHDIALAPSLAQSGSPDITNDTKRSSCFNLIANLSIRKRKINHRSRSAPSILITDMKVDFHDPSETRPAYRSSTSIVRLSFIGVFLYVATGVLVYMTSGSFRGTTTFRPVDAVYFTVVTLCTIGYGDIVPDSIFTKIFTCGFILVGFGIIGFLLNELVVYICDTNEAFLLSMMDENRYKKILSTYMVDEEKGRMRIRTKVCLALAVVIGCVAIGTVTSHFLEDLDWADSFYLSVTSVTTVGYGDYSFKTVAGRCFASLWLLVSTLAVARAFLYLTDYNMHKRNREMAKWILQKKITLSDLAAADLDNDGSISKSEFLIYKLKQMGKITEIDILQISKQFDSLDPGMYGKITLADLMETV; this is encoded by the exons ATGCAGGAGCCTCTTCTGACCCTTTTCTCCAGGAAAGAAGAAACACAGTCACCAAGCACAGCCAAGGAACAATCATTCCATGATATTGCTCTTGCCCCATCACTGGCTCAATCAGGTTCTCCTGATATCACCAATGATACAAAGAGAAGTTCTTGCTTTAACCTCATTGCCAACTTGAGCATCAGAAAAAGGAAGATTAACCATCGCTCCCGCTCTGCTCCATCCATATTAATCACTGACATGAAGGTAGATTTTCATGATCCCTCTGAAACCAGACCTGCATATAGGTCATCAACTTCAATAGTTAGGCTATCTTTCATTGGTGTTTTCTTGTATGTAGCTACTGGGGTTTTAGTGTACATGACTAGTGGCAGTTTCAGGGGAACCACCACATTCAGGCCTGTAGATGCTGTGTACTTCACAGTGGTAACTCTATGTACTATTGGGTATGGTGACATTGTTCCTGATTCCATATTTACCAAGATATTTACATGTGGTTTCATTTTGgtgggttttggaattattGGTTTTCTGCTCAATGAGTTGGTGGTATACATTTGTGACACAAATGAGGCATTCTTATTGAGCATGATGGATGAGAATCGATACAAGAAAATTCTCAGTACATATATGGTTGATGAAGAGAAGGGAAGAATGAGGATAAGAACCAAAGTTTGTCTTGCTTTGGCTGTTGTCATTGGCTGTGTTGCTATAGGAACAGTTACATCACACTTTTTAGAGGATCTGGATTGGGCTGACAGTTTTTATCTCTCGGTCACTTCTGTTACAACGGTTGGTTATGGGGATTATTCTTTCAAAACTGTAGCTGGAAGATGTTTTGCAAGTCTATGGCTTTTGGTAAGCACATTGGCCGTTGCCAGAGCCTTCCTGTATCTCACTGATTATAACATGCACAAGAGAAACCGTGAGATGGCAAAATGGATTCTTCAGAAGAAGATAACCTTATCAGATTTAGCAGCTGCAGACCTTGATAATGATGGGTCAATCAG CAAGTCTGAATTTCTCATATACAAGCTTAAGCAGATGGGGAAAATTACAGAGATTGACATTCTGCAAATAAGCAAACAATTTGATTCCTTGGACCCTGGCATGTATGGCAAGATTACTCTAGCTGACCTGATGGAAACTGTCTAA
- the LOC130733226 gene encoding two-pore potassium channel 3-like isoform X2 — translation MTSGSFRGTTTFRPVDAVYFTVVTLCTIGYGDIVPDSIFTKIFTCGFILVGFGIIGFLLNELVVYICDTNEAFLLSMMDENRYKKILSTYMVDEEKGRMRIRTKVCLALAVVIGCVAIGTVTSHFLEDLDWADSFYLSVTSVTTVGYGDYSFKTVAGRCFASLWLLVSTLAVARAFLYLTDYNMHKRNREMAKWILQKKITLSDLAAADLDNDGSISKSEFLIYKLKQMGKITEIDILQISKQFDSLDPGMYGKITLADLMETV, via the exons ATGACTAGTGGCAGTTTCAGGGGAACCACCACATTCAGGCCTGTAGATGCTGTGTACTTCACAGTGGTAACTCTATGTACTATTGGGTATGGTGACATTGTTCCTGATTCCATATTTACCAAGATATTTACATGTGGTTTCATTTTGgtgggttttggaattattGGTTTTCTGCTCAATGAGTTGGTGGTATACATTTGTGACACAAATGAGGCATTCTTATTGAGCATGATGGATGAGAATCGATACAAGAAAATTCTCAGTACATATATGGTTGATGAAGAGAAGGGAAGAATGAGGATAAGAACCAAAGTTTGTCTTGCTTTGGCTGTTGTCATTGGCTGTGTTGCTATAGGAACAGTTACATCACACTTTTTAGAGGATCTGGATTGGGCTGACAGTTTTTATCTCTCGGTCACTTCTGTTACAACGGTTGGTTATGGGGATTATTCTTTCAAAACTGTAGCTGGAAGATGTTTTGCAAGTCTATGGCTTTTGGTAAGCACATTGGCCGTTGCCAGAGCCTTCCTGTATCTCACTGATTATAACATGCACAAGAGAAACCGTGAGATGGCAAAATGGATTCTTCAGAAGAAGATAACCTTATCAGATTTAGCAGCTGCAGACCTTGATAATGATGGGTCAATCAG CAAGTCTGAATTTCTCATATACAAGCTTAAGCAGATGGGGAAAATTACAGAGATTGACATTCTGCAAATAAGCAAACAATTTGATTCCTTGGACCCTGGCATGTATGGCAAGATTACTCTAGCTGACCTGATGGAAACTGTCTAA
- the LOC130733227 gene encoding uncharacterized protein LOC130733227 has product MILNCVRVTAAMAVPSWRPIRCASSTINTEQLRSQLDQLHAEADTTRAKASNARLRLLRLSEAAEKLQKQAAISMQRGEEVDARETLFQRKKVLQALEKSKSRIELLDELSTKLSEAISLKESQLIGNVTMSIEDTTEDVSNPVRIIAPKEEILKDFSNDASDPDMMKFSNIQDLQLSVESQGNPLEDKETENLQKSHSISSQYEDNTASSLLEISSYEDFMEHIDQKLSEIEAELVTVMNVSTLVLDGEERPKNSRLQQTMELLESIHGIRQRIRSTKESKLRI; this is encoded by the exons ATGATTCTGAACTGTGTTAGAGTCACAGCAGCCATGGCTGTTCCTTCATGGAGGCCTATCCGCTGCGCTTCTTCAACCATCAACACGGAACAGCTTCGTTCACAACTTGATCAGCTTCATGCGGAGGCAGACACCACCAGAGCCAAGG CTAGTAATGCTAGATTGAGGCTTCTGCGTTtgtcagaggcagcagagaagcTTCAAAAACAAGCAGCTATAAGCATGCAGAGAGGGGAGGAAGTTGATGCAAGGGAAACGCTTTTTCAGAGGAAGAAAGTGTTGCAGGCTTTGGAGAAGTCTAAAAGCCGCATTGAATTGCTAGATGAGCTTTCCACAAAGTTAAGTGAG GCAATATCTTTGAAAGAAAGCCAACTAATTGGAAATGTCACTATGAGCATTGAAGACACAACAGAAGATGTTTCAAATCCAGTTCGAATCATTGCTCCAAAGGAGGAGATTCTAAAAGATTTTTCCAACGATGCCTCAGATCCCGATATGATGAAATTTAGCAATATTCAAGATCTGCAACTTTCTGTGGAAAGTCAAGGGAATCCACTGGAGGATAAGGAGACTGAAAATCTTCAGAAATCCCATAGCATCAGCAGTCAATATGAAGACAATACAGCCAGCAGCTTGTTAGAAATATCCTCTTATGAGGATTTCATGGAACATATAGATCAAAAGCTCAGTGAGATTGAAGCTGAACTAGTTACTGTTATGAATGTGTCAACATTGGTACTGGATGGTGAAGAGAGACCGAAGAATTCCAGGTTGCAACAAACAATGGAACTCCTTGAGAGCATCCATGGAATTAGACAGAG AATCAGAAGTACCAAGGAGTCAAAACTGAGGATCTGA